A genomic segment from Saprospiraceae bacterium encodes:
- a CDS encoding vanadium-dependent haloperoxidase — MIRQTTFTLIFLVLLGTSQSFSQTKKSTIYIHSVANQWLDIALEATANEVDRVGAKPTIQSRTLGLAVTAMYDAWAAYDAKAVSTCMGGKLRRPLAERTLKNKETAISYAVYRVLNDIYPEDKAFFDKEFKAKGLNPANFSTDRTKPEGIGNIVAAAILKERHHDGSNQLGDEIGGNGSPYSDYTYYNPINSYKKVINPDKWHPLPFVDGKGDTFLVNFLTPHWYRVKPFGLKNSAQFRAPEYPKFGSEQLKKDVDEVIDFNANLTAERKATIEFMRDGPRSTGQSGHWLRFAQMVSLRDKNDLDRDVKMFFAVGNTAMDAFIACWETKRFYDSSRPWTLVRQYYAGKQIKGWGGPDKGTIDMPAEMWHPYSPANFVSPPFPAYVSGHSTVSGACSKMLELFTGSDKFGETEIRRPGIITETPGDPVSLPLPTFTATADMAGISRVLGGYHIQADNVAGLKMGRDIAQYLWKDVIQKYFDGTYKK, encoded by the coding sequence ATGATAAGACAAACTACATTTACGCTAATCTTTTTAGTCCTATTAGGAACGAGCCAATCGTTTAGCCAAACTAAGAAATCTACGATTTACATTCATTCAGTTGCCAATCAATGGCTTGACATAGCCCTCGAGGCCACAGCCAATGAGGTGGATCGGGTTGGAGCAAAACCTACTATCCAATCCAGAACATTGGGCTTAGCCGTTACTGCCATGTATGATGCCTGGGCAGCTTACGATGCGAAAGCAGTAAGTACTTGTATGGGTGGTAAATTAAGAAGACCGCTTGCCGAGCGTACCCTTAAAAACAAAGAAACTGCCATCAGTTATGCCGTTTATAGAGTATTAAATGATATCTATCCGGAAGATAAAGCCTTCTTTGACAAGGAATTTAAAGCCAAGGGCTTAAATCCGGCCAATTTTTCAACCGATCGTACAAAACCGGAAGGAATCGGAAATATCGTAGCTGCTGCCATTTTAAAAGAAAGACATCACGATGGTTCCAATCAATTAGGAGATGAAATTGGTGGAAATGGCTCACCGTATTCAGATTATACTTATTACAATCCGATAAATAGCTATAAAAAAGTCATCAATCCGGATAAATGGCATCCACTTCCTTTTGTAGATGGGAAAGGAGATACCTTCCTGGTTAATTTTTTAACTCCGCATTGGTATCGTGTAAAACCTTTTGGATTAAAAAATTCCGCGCAATTTCGTGCACCGGAATACCCAAAATTTGGATCGGAGCAATTGAAAAAGGATGTAGATGAAGTCATTGATTTCAATGCCAATTTAACTGCTGAGCGAAAAGCAACCATTGAGTTTATGCGCGATGGACCGAGATCTACCGGACAATCAGGCCATTGGTTGCGTTTTGCGCAGATGGTTTCTTTAAGAGATAAAAACGATTTGGATCGTGACGTAAAAATGTTTTTTGCTGTTGGGAATACAGCCATGGATGCGTTCATAGCTTGTTGGGAAACCAAACGCTTTTACGACAGTTCTAGACCCTGGACGCTTGTAAGACAATATTATGCTGGCAAGCAAATAAAAGGATGGGGTGGTCCGGACAAAGGAACAATTGACATGCCGGCTGAAATGTGGCATCCTTATTCACCGGCAAATTTTGTTTCTCCTCCATTTCCAGCTTATGTTTCAGGACATAGTACTGTGAGTGGCGCATGTTCAAAAATGTTGGAATTATTTACCGGCTCTGATAAGTTTGGAGAAACAGAAATTCGTCGTCCCGGTATTATTACAGAAACACCTGGCGATCCGGTGTCTTTACCATTACCAACTTTTACCGCCACCGCAGACATGGCGGGAATCTCCAGAGTTTTAGGAGGCTACCACATCCAAGCTGATAATGTTGCCGGATTAAAAATGGGTCGCGACATCGCTCAGTATTTGTGGAAAGACGTAATTCAAAAGTACTTTGATGGTACTTATAAAAAATAA
- a CDS encoding response regulator transcription factor encodes MGLRCLVIDDDPLIGDLIKHFCSKTDLVSFCIQAENATDGLKLLAAGGLDLIFLDYNLPDMKGQEFLELMQAELPVIMVTSESDFAAKSYEYNQVLDFLVKPLSFDRFMKALGRMDSQSHDAPKTNSKDKTIFVKDGLKLVRINFDDVLYIKSEGNYVNFIQEQSQTMNLISMKELEEKLPSEFVRVHRSFIVNIKKFKSSFRMTWS; translated from the coding sequence ATGGGGCTTCGTTGTCTTGTAATTGATGATGATCCGCTTATTGGTGATCTCATCAAACATTTTTGTTCAAAAACAGACTTGGTAAGCTTTTGCATCCAGGCTGAAAATGCTACCGACGGACTTAAACTGTTGGCTGCCGGAGGTTTGGATCTCATTTTCCTCGATTATAATTTACCGGATATGAAAGGACAGGAATTCCTCGAGCTCATGCAAGCGGAATTACCTGTCATCATGGTTACTTCTGAATCTGATTTCGCTGCTAAATCCTATGAATACAACCAAGTCCTGGATTTTCTGGTAAAACCTTTGAGCTTTGACCGATTTATGAAAGCACTTGGAAGAATGGACTCCCAAAGTCACGATGCTCCAAAAACAAATTCAAAAGACAAAACAATTTTTGTCAAAGACGGACTCAAATTGGTCCGAATAAATTTTGATGATGTCTTGTATATTAAATCCGAAGGAAATTATGTCAACTTCATACAAGAACAAAGTCAAACGATGAACCTCATCAGCATGAAAGAACTCGAAGAAAAATTGCCCTCAGAATTTGTTCGCGTGCATCGTTCTTTTATTGTAAATATCAAAAAATTCAAATCATCCTTCAGGATGACCTGGTCATAA